Within the Opitutaceae bacterium TAV5 genome, the region CAGGTGCTCGAAGCGCTGCGTTGTTATGAAAACGCCATCGCCACCCTCCGTCGCCAGCCCCCCGGCGGCCCGGGCGCAGCGACCGGCGCCGCTCCGCCCCGCCTCACCGCCCCGCTGGCCGGCGCATGGATGAACCGCGCCAACGCCCTCCTCCGTTTCGGCACGCCCGAAGCCTTCGAGGAAGCGATCCGCAACTACGACCAGGCCCTCGCCCTCTGGAAAAACGTGCCCGACGACGACCCCTCGATGCCGCGCAACGCCGCCGGCGCCGCGTGGATGAACCGCGGCAACGCCCTCCTCCAGCTCGGCGGCGAGGAACGCCTGCCGGAAGCGCTGCGCTCCTTCGACGACGCCCTCGCCCTGCTCGAACCGCTCGCCGCGCGCGGCGAACCCGCCGCCTGCCGCAACCTCGCCTCCGTCTGCGGTAACCGCGGCCTCGTCCTCATGGCCCGGGGCGACGCGGCGGGAATCGCCGACGCCATCGCCCTTCACGAGCGGGCCGTGGCCACGCTGCGTCCGCTCGCCACCGCCGACGCCCCCGGCATCCGCATCGAACTGGCCGGAGCCCTGCTCAATCTCGGCCAGGCGCGCTGGGCCTCCGCGCAGACACCGGCGGCGCTGGCGGAATTGCGTGAAGTCCTGCAACTCGTCGCCTCCCGCGAAGCCGATGACCTGCGCGCGGCCGACACCGGCCTGCGCGCCCGCCACGCCGCCTGCGTGATTTTCGCCGCGCAGATCGCGCAATCCCGCCCCGGCGGCGAGGAACGCGCCGCCCTCGTCGCGGAAGCCGGCGACTTCGCCGACGAGGGGCTCGCTCTCGCGCGCACCTGGGCCGCGCGCGGCGACTGGCTGCAACCCGCGGCCACCCGCCTCTACGAATTCGGCGCGTGGCTCTACCGCACGCAACAGCCGCGCTTTCTCGCCGAGTTTTTGCTGGAATTTCTCGGCGACAACGACGAACCCCGCCGCCGGATCGCCGCCCATGCCGTGACCGCGGCGCGGCAAAAACTCGTCCAGAACGGTTTTGCCGGCATGTCCGGCGACGCCCTCCAGGATGCGCTCGACCTCCTCCAGTCGCTCCACGATGTGGAAGAACGGCTGGCGCCACCGGCGCCTTCCGGCGCCGGAGAAGTTTGAAATTTGTAGTTGGAAATTGGAAATTTGTAGTTGGAAGTCAGTGACAATTCACCAGTCGACAACTCTGCCGAAGACCCATCCCCAACTTCAAATTCCCAACTTCAAAATTCAAAATTCAAACTTCCATCCCCCCATGCTTCCGCCGCTGACCCGCATTCCGCCCGACGTCGTCGCGCTCGCCGACTACGAACGACTCGCCCGCGAACGCATCGCGCCCGACGCACGGGAATGGCTCGAAGGCGGCTCGGCCGACGGCATCACGCTCCGCGAAAACCGCGCCGCCTTCGATCGCCTGCAACTGCGCGGCCGCGTGCTCGCCGACTTCAATGCGCCGCCGCCCGCGTCCGCCGCGAATGCCGACGCGGCTGACGCCATCGCCCATCCCACGCGCGTGACGCTGCCCGGCGGCACCACGCTGGCGTTGCCCGTGCTGGTCGCCCCGATGGCGCTCCACCGCGTCGTCCACCCGGAAGGCGAACGCGCCACCGTGCTCGGCGCCCTCGCCGCCGGCGCCGGCATGGTCGTGAGCACGCAGGCCAGCGTCAGCCTCGAGGAAATCGCCGCCGTCGCCGCGCAGGCGCGTGCCCGGGCGCAGCCCGACACGCCGGCCGGGGCCGCATCTGTTGCGGACAGCCCGCTCTGGTTCCAGCTTTACCTGCACCCCGATCGCGGCGTCACCCGCGCTCTCGTGCAACGCGCCGAAGCCGCCGGGTACCGCGCGCTCGTCGTCACGGTCGACGCGCCCGTCGAGGGCGTGCGCAACCGCGAACGCCGCGCGCAGTTTCGCCCGCCGCCCGGCGTCGAGGCGGTCAACCTGCGCGGCGCTCCCGCGCCCTCCGCATCCCTCCCTCCCCTCCCCCGCAGCCCGCTCTGCGGCGGCCTCATGGGCGTCGCGCCGACATGGGCCGACATCGACCGCCTGCGCGGCGACACCCGCCTGCCGGTCATCCTGAAAGGCATCACCGATCCCGAGGACGCCGCCGAAGCCCTCGCGCGCGGCGCGGACGGCCTCATCGTTTCCAACCACGGCGGCCGCACGCTGGATACCCTGCCGGCGACGATCGACGCCCTTCCCGCCGTCGCTGATGTCATTGGCGGACGGATACCGCTCCTGCTCGACGGCGGCGTGCGCCGCGGCACGGATATCGTCAAGGCGCTCGCTCTCGGCGCCCGAGCCGTGCTGGTGGGGCGCCCCGTCCTGCACGCCCTCGCCGCCGCCGGCGCGCCCGGCGTGGCCCACGCCCTGCGCATCCTGCAGGCCGAGCTGGAAATCGCCCTCGCCCTCACCGGCCGCCCGAGCGTGTCGCACGTCGACCGCAGCGTGCTGCGGCCACAGGCTCGCGGCAGAGCCGGCGGTTGAGAGGCTTCACCGGCCGCGACCGCGCAACCGGAAGGCACCGGCGGCGAGGGCTGCCGCGGCACACAGGATGGCGACCGCCGCCGGCTCGGGCACCGCCGTCATGCCTTCGCGCCAGATCAGGGCCAACTCGGCCGATGTCAGCGCCGTGTCGTAGATGCGAATGTCGTCGAAAAGCGCGGACGGACTGCGGTCAAACGAACTGGCTTGCGTGCCGGCGATCCGGAATTCGGAGGACACCAGCGACGAGGAAATGCCGTTGCCCAGCGAACCGGCATCGGTACCGGCGCCGGAGGCGACCTTGGCCGTAAGGTCGTCGCTTTCTGTCGTGGCCACGTAATACGAAACGCGGTCCGCCTTCGCCTGCGCACCGTCGAACGTCACGGCGATGAAGAGCCATTGCCCGATTCCGCCTTCGGTGATGTTGACCGTGCCGGCGCTGCTTCCGGTCACGGAAAAGGCGAGGCCGAAATTGTCGGCCGTTCCGCCGGTGTTCGGAACATCGAGCGTGAAGCCGGAGCCGAGACCGCTGGCGGTGCTCTGCCAGCTCAGGAGCCGGTCGTATTGCAGGGGCGCGGCCTGGAGGTTCACCCAGAGCGTGATCGTGAGCTGCGTCCGGTCGGCGAGCAGCGCCACGCCGTCCGCGCCCGTGGTGGCGAGATAGTTGCCGCCCCCGTCGCCGGTGGAAAAAGCATAACCGGCGCCGGATGGCGTGTTGCCGGCCACGTAGCCGGCAGTGCCGTCCGCGTTGTGGAGCGCAGCGTCGCCGGCCGTGGCGCCAGCGGCGGCATTGGTTGCCGCCTGATCGTCAAACGTGTAGTGGAGAATCAGCGACGCACGGGCATCGGCGGAAAGCAAGGCGGCCACAAGGACCGCGGCGGCGAGGGTGATATGACGGGTGGTTTTCATGATGGTTTTGCGAACGGGAAAGGTGGACGGGCAAACGCAAGGAAGAGTGATTTTTCCGGATTTACTTGCCCGCGTGCCGGTGGAAAAGCGGGGTGTGGCCGCGAGCGAGGCGGAAGGCGCGGATGAAGGAGCTGGGCGAACGATAGCCGACGCGCGCGGCGATTTCCTCGACCGGGAGGCGCGTGGTGCGGAGCAGGCGGGCGGCTTCCTCGAGCCGTGCCTGGCGCAACGCCCGGCCGGGCGCGTTGCCCCAGAACCGGTTGAGCCGCCGCGAGAGGTGCGAGGGCGAGTAGCCGAGCTCGCCGGCAAAACCCTTCACGGTCGTCGCCTGAAGGCCGATCAGGCGCGAATGTCCCGGAGGCTCGGTGACGATTTTGCCGAGCGGCACGCCGTGGCGCTCGGCGCACGACCACCAGGTCTGGAACCAGTCATAGGCGCGGGCCGACCAGGCATGTTCGTCGAGCGCGGCTCCGGCAGGCGAGGTCGCCAGGCGGACGAGCGCGCGGGTCTTGCGAACGATACCGGAGTCCGGCGGCAAGGTCTGCACCGTGCCAAAGCGATCGATCATGTAACGGAAGGCGGAAAGCGCGCACTCGCCCGTCATGTGGACATACAGGTGAACCCAGGGCCAGCCGGCCGGAGGCATGAGGAGACGGTTGCGGTTGGGCTTGAGCGCCACCAGCACGCGGCCGGGTTCGAGACGGATGCGCTGTTGCGCCGTTTCGTAAAAGGCGTGGCCGCGAAGCGTCATGATCCAGACGGCCTCGGGTTCGATGGCATCGAAGGCGAGCGGGTGCTGGCGCAGCGGGCCGGTGAATCGGGTGAGGCCGAAGAGCAGCGGGCGGAAATGAGGCCCGTCCCAGCGTTCGCCGGGCGGGCGGGCCTGGAGAATGTCGGGGGTCATGGCGTGAGTGTTTCCGCGAGCCAGCCGGCGCGCTCGGCCGGGGTATGGAGGGAGGGAGGGAAATCGACCAGCCGCCAGCGGACAGTCCACTCGCGCGATTCGCCGGCGCGGAGAAACCAGGTGGGCCCGAGCGTCTCGATTTCGTAAATTGCGCGACCGGGTTCGAGCCAGGTCTGGAGGTTGCTTTCGTCGAGGTAGAGCGCGGCCGGGTCGTAGCGGACGGTTTGCACAAAGGCGGAACCGCCGGAGACGAGCGCGATCCAGCGTCCCCAGGTGCCGACCTTCAGAGGCGCGGCAGCGGAGGCCGCGGCGGGCCAGGGGACGTGAAGCGCCCGTGGGGCGGCGGCCCCGGGAAGCGGAAATGCGGCGGGGCGGACCGGCGAGAGCGCGGGCCACCATTTGAAGGATTCGCCTTCGGCCGCGGGACGCACACGCCGGTCGTGTTCCATGAGCACGTAATCGCCCGCACGAACCGCCGTGACAGCCCAGACGTGGACGGGGTACGGAGAATCGGCCAGACACTCGAAACGAACGGTGTGGAGCACCTCCGCCCGCCCGGCTTCCAGCGTAATGGTGCGTATGATACGCAGGGCGAGATGCCGGCTGTCGCGGCTGCGCAGGGTGAGGCGGGCGGGAGAGGCGAGGGTGGCGGCCGGGTTATGTTCCATGACGGCCCAGGGCTGGTCGTCGAAGGCCGGGTCGAAGTTGTGCGCCCCGTAGATTTGCGGAGAGAGTTGCAGAAACATCGGCCAGATGCGGTCGCCTCCCCAGGGTTTCCAGTCGGTGCCGGAAGGCACGGCGCGGTCGTCGAACGCGATCCGGTCGGGTTCGCCGTGTCGGGCAAACCGGGTGACGCGACCGGCATCGGGAGCGACCTCGAGAGTGATGCAGCCGTTGTCGAGCGTGAGAACGGGGCCGGCACGGCGGAGCGGCTCACCGGCGACAGCGGATGCGAGCAGGAGGGTGAAGCAGGCAATGGCGGGGGATGCGCGCATCGGCGGGGCGGTTTTCAGGGAGCGGCGGTTTCGACGATGCGGATGTCGTCGAGCCGGATCTTGCCGGTGCCCTTGGCAACGACACCAAAGACGACGTGGACGGCGCCCGCGGGAATTTTGGCGACGCCGCCGAAGCCTTGCCAGTCGTCGGCGGGCTTCACGAAGTCGATGATTTTCCAGTCGAGCTGCTTCCAGTCGGCGTCGAACGCCTGGAGGACGATCTGGCCGAAAGAAAAATTCCCCTCGGCGCGAATCATGCCGCGGACATGGAGAGCGCCGGTGGCGGGAAGGGCGAGCAGGGGTTGTTGCGCGAAGCCTTCGGCTTCGGCGGCGGGCGCAACGGCTTCGAGCGAGAGAAGCAGGGACGCGGGGGCGGAGACAAAATCACCGGTGTCGCGGGCGAGGGTGACGTTACCGGCTCTGTGACTCCCGAGCGTCCACCCGGAAGGCGTGCCTGCCGCGGTGGCGAGGGTCATGTCGCCGTTGCGGATAAGGACAGCGGGCTGGCCGGCTGAAGATGGCTCCTCCTGCGCGGGGAGGCGGACGGCAGCGGCGACGGCGGCAAGAGAAACGAGCGCAACGACGGCAGCAGAATATCGGCTGAG harbors:
- a CDS encoding 2-hydroxy-acid oxidase; protein product: MLPPLTRIPPDVVALADYERLARERIAPDAREWLEGGSADGITLRENRAAFDRLQLRGRVLADFNAPPPASAANADAADAIAHPTRVTLPGGTTLALPVLVAPMALHRVVHPEGERATVLGALAAGAGMVVSTQASVSLEEIAAVAAQARARAQPDTPAGAASVADSPLWFQLYLHPDRGVTRALVQRAEAAGYRALVVTVDAPVEGVRNRERRAQFRPPPGVEAVNLRGAPAPSASLPPLPRSPLCGGLMGVAPTWADIDRLRGDTRLPVILKGITDPEDAAEALARGADGLIVSNHGGRTLDTLPATIDALPAVADVIGGRIPLLLDGGVRRGTDIVKALALGARAVLVGRPVLHALAAAGAPGVAHALRILQAELEIALALTGRPSVSHVDRSVLRPQARGRAGG
- a CDS encoding anchor protein is translated as MKTTRHITLAAAVLVAALLSADARASLILHYTFDDQAATNAAAGATAGDAALHNADGTAGYVAGNTPSGAGYAFSTGDGGGNYLATTGADGVALLADRTQLTITLWVNLQAAPLQYDRLLSWQSTASGLGSGFTLDVPNTGGTADNFGLAFSVTGSSAGTVNITEGGIGQWLFIAVTFDGAQAKADRVSYYVATTESDDLTAKVASGAGTDAGSLGNGISSSLVSSEFRIAGTQASSFDRSPSALFDDIRIYDTALTSAELALIWREGMTAVPEPAAVAILCAAAALAAGAFRLRGRGR
- a CDS encoding AraC family transcriptional regulator, whose translation is MTPDILQARPPGERWDGPHFRPLLFGLTRFTGPLRQHPLAFDAIEPEAVWIMTLRGHAFYETAQQRIRLEPGRVLVALKPNRNRLLMPPAGWPWVHLYVHMTGECALSAFRYMIDRFGTVQTLPPDSGIVRKTRALVRLATSPAGAALDEHAWSARAYDWFQTWWSCAERHGVPLGKIVTEPPGHSRLIGLQATTVKGFAGELGYSPSHLSRRLNRFWGNAPGRALRQARLEEAARLLRTTRLPVEEIAARVGYRSPSSFIRAFRLARGHTPLFHRHAGK